TATAGAAAGAGCTGTTACCACTTAAACTTGCCacaacagaaaacagacaaaataatctggcttatgtttattttctatttccctgGTATAACACTGCTGTTGTAATTGTTggtgctttctgcttttcccacAGCCCATGCTATATCCATTCAGTTCTTTAAAGTCCTTTGTGTCTAAGTGATTTCCACAAGGGAGGGTAACCAAACcaagaagaggaaggggaaaaaaaaaaaacaaccaacaaacaaaaaccccactgcaGTAGAGTCCACCTTCAAACGTTACCAGGTTGTCCACAAAGGCTACTATTGTAACCACATTCTGCAAGAAATACTATGCTTGTTTGCAGCAGATGAAAGTCCAGCTGTCAACGAAATTAAGATCAGGATTTTGCCAGCTTAAGAGTTCTTTGAAGTTCCTGAAGTTGCATGTTGCCTTGAGTAATCATCATCCTGATTGCATCCTGTAAAACAAAGTGGAATCTACTGAACTGACCATCTACACGGCACAGGTTTTACACAACAAGCATGCCGTTTTAACACATTAAAACGCATACAATTCTTACCAGCACACATTAAAACGCATACAATTCTTACCAGCACTACTGTGATCTATTTCTTTGTGTGAAGTAACACTATAGTCACTGAGATGGTTAAAAAACAGGTGAATAAATAATTAGTTTTCTCCAGTTCCTTCATGATGTGTTTGAGGACTGCttatggttttgctttaaaactcAGTTTTGAACTGGATTCAAATTTgtaataatgttttctttacGCCTCTACCCCCTTCGCAAGTAAGTAGTGACAGCTGGCGCAGGGACATCATGAATACAGGTGTTTTACAGAGCAAATGGATGTTTCTCTCACTATTATTTTTATCTAAGTACTGTAAAGCTTTGTCTGCATAATGCAGCCACCAGTTCCTTGAGCACTGGCTAGAAAAAGGAACAAACTAGAAAGCGGAGGACAGGAAACACACAAGAGATGTAAAGGTTTCTGCATTTCATACATGCTTCGTATGCACAACCATCTAATTTTATTTGGGATGAATATCACTGAATATagttaaagatgaaaaaagaagctATCATTGTAAAAGCCTGAGCGTTTATGTTAGTTATCTAATATTTGTATTAAGTATTTTCTGATTCGTGGTTTAAGTAAGcaggatttgtttgggttttagctTTTTAAGTCCAGATTATTATCTGGAAATCAGAGAAACATTACTACTGCCAACAGAGGGGGTAATATTGAGAGATGCCGAGTTATTTCTTTGCACAAATGCTCCTTAAGAGACGTTAGTACCAGGAGACTTCTTACCAGCCCAGAAGTGACACCTACAAAACAAACCGCCGTGACAAAGAAAGGCCAGCGCACCGGCCGTTCCCGAGGGCAGGCGCTCGGGGTTGCGGGTTCCCGACCCTCACCTCTTCCGTCGCATCTTTATTCCTCCTGAACTCCTCCCTGGCCCAGGCCTTTAAATAGTGGCGATCTGCTTCAGCAGGGACGTCGCGAATCGCCCGCAGGATCTTCCTGTACAAGTGGAGAACCTGCTGTCGCCTCAGGaactgggaaggagagagggaagccAGCCCGCTGTCAGAGGACACCCTGCTGAGCGCCGTTCCCTCAGCGGGTGCCTTTGCTCCCAGGGACGTTTCAACGACCGCCACGTCCGCCAGTTCTCCCCTGAAAGAGGCGGCATTGCCCCGGACCCCGCTCCAAGACACTCGCCTTTCCTATAAAGGGACGTACCGAACGTGCCCACCGCCGCGCTGCCCGGGGCCGGCCGTCGGCACAAGATGCAGCGTGACGAGGCCGACCGCCAGCCCACCctcccggccgccccggccccagcccgaGGCGGGCGAGCCCGGCCAGCGGGTCCCCTCAGGaccgcggc
The window above is part of the Accipiter gentilis chromosome 15, bAccGen1.1, whole genome shotgun sequence genome. Proteins encoded here:
- the LYRM2 gene encoding LYR motif-containing protein 2, with the translated sequence MAASRLPPGALSLKQFLRRQQVLHLYRKILRAIRDVPAEADRHYLKAWAREEFRRNKDATEEDAIRMMITQGNMQLQELQRTLKLAKS